A genome region from Nicotiana tabacum cultivar K326 chromosome 13, ASM71507v2, whole genome shotgun sequence includes the following:
- the LOC107816347 gene encoding protein phosphatase 1 regulatory inhibitor subunit PPP1R7 homolog, producing the protein MSEDEAAPTVLDLTSYQLHDLNSLELPPSLIELDLTTNRLSALDPRIAQLPNLKKLSLRQNLLTDTAVEPLSSSHVISDIEEIVLRDNQLKKIPDVEIFKKLLVFDVSFNEISSLNGLSKVSSTLRELYVSKNELTKMEEIVHFHELQILELGSNRLRVMELLENLKNLQELWLGRNRIRTVNLCGLKCIKKISLQSNRLTSMIGFQECVALEELYLSHNGIEKMEGLSTLVNLRVLDVSANKLTEINDIENLTKLEDLWLNDNNIASLVGLAEAVAGAKEKLTTIYLERNPCAQSPNYTSSLRQIFPNIEQIDSEVYA; encoded by the exons ATGTCAGAGGACGAGGCAGCCCCAACGGTTCTTGATCTAACGAGTTACCAGCTTCACGATCTCAACTCATTGGAGCTTCCTCCGAGTCTCATCGAGTTAGACTTAACAACGAACCGTTTGTCCGCTTTAGACCCCCGTATTGCCCAACTCCCTAACCTCAAGAAGCTCTCTCTTCGTCAAAACCTTCTTACCGATACCGCCGTTGAGCCTCTTTCCTCTTCCCACGTCATTTCTGACATCGAG GAGATAGTGCTTAGGGACAATCAGCTGAAGAAAATTCCCGATGTTGAGATATTCAAGAAGCTTCTGGTATTTGATGTTTCTTTCAATGAGATATCATCACTTAATGGATTGTCCAAGGTCTCCAGTACACTCAGAGAACTATACGTGTCTAAAAATGAACTCACCAAGATGGAGGAGATTGTGCATTTCCATGAGCTGCAAATACTCGAACTTGGGTCCAATAGATTACGG GTTATGGAGCTTctggaaaatttgaaaaatctacaAGAGCTATGGCTTGGTCGTAATCGTATACGAACTGTTAATTTGTGCGGTTTGAAATGCATTAAAAAGATTAGCCTGCAGAGCAACCGTTTAACTTCCATGATTGGGTTTCAG GAATGTGTTGCCCTTGAAGAGTTATACTTGAGCCATAATGGTATTGAAAAAATGGAAGGTTTGTCTACCTTGGTAAACCTGCGGGTTTTGGATGTATCAGCAAATAAGCTTACAGAAATTAATGACATTGAGAACTTGACAAA ATTAGAAGACTTATGGCTTAATGACAACAATATAGCATCATTGGTAGGTCTGGCAGAAGCTGTTGCTGGTGCTAAAGAGAAGCTAACAACCATCTACCTTGAGCGAAATCCCTGT